Proteins co-encoded in one Corynebacterium tuberculostearicum genomic window:
- a CDS encoding carbohydrate ABC transporter permease has protein sequence MTFQEDSLSASNSGTTTASPARTESPGDSAALVRKAKRNRHKEWLLAAALLAPNLILLAIFTYRPLLDNIRLSFFNWNISSPTSTFVGLDNYVEWFSRDDTKTIVLNTLVFTFFAVIGSMVIGLALALLLNQNIKGRNFARSVVFAPYAISGAAIGIAFQFVFDPNFGLIQELLGWFGVDSPNFYAVPGWAMFMVTFTFVWKNLGYTFVIYLAALQGLDKELDEAAAIDGTRRWRKFWRVTMPQLRNTTFFLSITVLLNSVQVFDIINVMTRGGPQGNGTQTLVFQIYNETFVNFRAGYGATAATILFLILLIITLIQVRIMDKRG, from the coding sequence GTGACTTTTCAGGAAGACTCTCTCAGTGCAAGCAACTCCGGCACTACAACCGCCTCTCCCGCACGCACGGAAAGCCCCGGTGATTCCGCGGCGCTTGTCCGCAAGGCCAAGCGCAACCGCCATAAAGAATGGTTGCTGGCCGCAGCGCTCTTGGCACCGAACCTTATCTTGTTGGCCATCTTTACCTACCGGCCGCTGCTGGATAATATTCGCCTTTCCTTTTTCAATTGGAATATCTCTAGCCCCACCTCGACCTTCGTGGGCCTAGATAACTATGTGGAGTGGTTTAGCCGCGATGACACGAAGACCATCGTGCTCAACACCCTGGTCTTTACCTTCTTTGCAGTGATTGGCTCCATGGTCATCGGCCTAGCGCTGGCCTTGCTGCTGAACCAAAACATTAAGGGCCGCAACTTTGCGCGCTCGGTGGTCTTTGCCCCCTATGCCATCTCCGGCGCGGCCATTGGCATTGCCTTCCAATTCGTCTTCGACCCCAACTTTGGCCTGATCCAGGAACTACTGGGCTGGTTCGGCGTAGACTCCCCCAACTTCTATGCCGTGCCGGGCTGGGCAATGTTCATGGTGACTTTCACCTTTGTGTGGAAAAACCTGGGCTATACCTTTGTCATCTACTTGGCGGCACTACAGGGCCTAGACAAAGAGCTGGATGAGGCCGCGGCTATCGACGGCACCAGGCGCTGGCGTAAGTTCTGGCGGGTGACGATGCCGCAGCTGCGCAATACCACCTTTTTCCTGTCCATTACGGTGCTGCTCAATTCCGTGCAGGTCTTCGACATCATCAACGTCATGACCCGTGGCGGCCCGCAAGGAAATGGCACGCAAACTTTGGTCTTCCAGATCTATAACGAGACCTTTGTGAACTTCCGTGCCGGCTATGGTGCAACTGCCGCCACCATCTTGTTCCTGATTTTGCTCATCATCACCCTGATCCAAGTCCGCATCATGGATAAGCGAGGTTAA
- a CDS encoding carbohydrate ABC transporter permease yields the protein MVTDESPTTRRAKLIGGYLGILAVLLLIGLPLFWILMTSFKAKGDIYTDPVNWLPPVWETGNYSDATTRVPFWTYLRNSVLITAVLSIIKIVLGVISAYALAILRFPGRHLVFLLVISSLMVPSEITVISNYALVNSLGWRNTFVGIIVPLAGVAFGTFLMRNHFLSLPYELVEAARMDGAGPIRLLTKVLLPVSWPTLTAFSVITMVNEWNTYLWPFLMADTEDVAPLQVGLTMLQNNDGVTNWGPVMAATILTIIPMVIIFLALQKYMIQGLTTGAVKG from the coding sequence ATGGTCACGGATGAATCCCCCACCACCCGCCGCGCCAAGCTTATTGGTGGCTATCTAGGCATCCTCGCGGTGCTACTACTTATTGGCCTACCGCTCTTTTGGATCCTCATGACGTCTTTCAAAGCCAAGGGCGATATTTATACAGATCCAGTCAACTGGCTACCACCAGTGTGGGAGACCGGAAATTACTCTGATGCCACCACGCGCGTGCCTTTCTGGACATACCTGCGCAACTCAGTACTGATAACCGCGGTGCTTTCCATCATCAAGATTGTGCTGGGTGTCATCTCCGCCTATGCGCTGGCCATCCTGCGCTTCCCCGGCCGCCACCTGGTATTCCTGTTGGTGATTTCCTCACTCATGGTGCCGAGCGAAATCACCGTCATCTCCAACTACGCCCTAGTCAATTCCTTGGGCTGGCGAAATACGTTTGTGGGCATCATCGTGCCGCTAGCCGGCGTGGCTTTCGGTACCTTCTTGATGCGCAACCACTTTTTGTCCCTGCCCTATGAGCTGGTGGAAGCCGCCCGCATGGACGGCGCCGGCCCCATCCGCCTGCTCACCAAGGTGTTACTACCGGTCTCATGGCCCACGCTAACCGCATTTTCCGTCATCACCATGGTCAATGAATGGAATACCTACCTGTGGCCCTTCCTCATGGCGGATACAGAGGACGTCGCCCCGCTGCAGGTGGGTCTGACCATGCTGCAAAACAACGATGGTGTGACCAACTGGGGGCCGGTAATGGCCGCCACCATCCTCACCATCATCCCTATGGTGATCATCTTCCTAGCCTTGCAAAAATACATGATTCAAGGCCTGACCACTGGCGCCGTGAAGGGCTAG
- a CDS encoding ABC transporter substrate-binding protein: protein MLRRKFLALASTAASATALAACAGTSSTNSQGGNDKGGDGEVTELTWWSNHPGTSKDIEKEIISRFEKENPDIKVNLVDAGKNYEEAAQKFNAALTGQDLPDIVVLSDVWWYNFAINGQIANVDDLAKEAGIDLSTYVQPLYEDYNYDGGHFALPFARSTPLFYYNKDAWKKAGLPDRGPKSWDEMDEWSKKLAEADSKMKPFGWGDAVDYLGWIFQGPLWSKGGAYSDEWDLKFTDDKTIKAVEWLKNITDEKKGYSYVGNDMAMEFGTGRAAATVLSTGDLAGLTDTAKFELGTAFLPNPTGDGACPTGGAGLAIPAGISKNRQLAAIKLIDFITNEENTCYWSQNVGYMPVRSTAVDNEDQKKFMKDNPNFETAIKQLPETRPQDNARVFLPGADQEIGGAFEKIVTNRDDVTKVLTDLQKTLQSIYDNQVKTVINK from the coding sequence ATGCTACGCCGCAAATTCCTCGCCCTAGCTTCCACGGCCGCTTCTGCCACCGCACTCGCTGCTTGTGCCGGCACCTCATCCACCAATTCACAGGGTGGCAACGACAAGGGCGGCGACGGTGAAGTCACTGAGCTGACCTGGTGGTCCAACCACCCCGGCACCTCTAAGGACATTGAAAAAGAAATCATCTCCCGCTTTGAAAAGGAGAACCCGGACATCAAGGTCAATCTCGTTGATGCCGGCAAGAACTACGAAGAGGCAGCACAGAAGTTCAACGCCGCGCTCACCGGCCAGGACCTGCCGGACATCGTGGTGCTGTCTGACGTCTGGTGGTACAACTTTGCCATCAATGGCCAGATTGCCAACGTGGACGACCTTGCTAAGGAAGCAGGCATCGACCTGTCTACCTATGTGCAGCCGCTCTACGAGGACTACAACTACGATGGCGGACACTTTGCTCTCCCCTTCGCACGCTCCACGCCGCTGTTCTACTACAACAAGGATGCTTGGAAGAAGGCTGGTCTGCCGGACCGCGGCCCGAAGTCCTGGGATGAGATGGATGAGTGGTCCAAGAAGCTGGCCGAGGCGGATTCCAAGATGAAGCCTTTTGGTTGGGGTGATGCCGTGGACTACCTGGGGTGGATCTTCCAAGGCCCACTATGGTCCAAGGGCGGCGCTTATTCCGATGAGTGGGACCTGAAGTTCACCGATGACAAGACGATCAAGGCCGTCGAGTGGCTCAAGAACATCACCGATGAAAAGAAGGGCTACTCCTACGTGGGCAACGATATGGCCATGGAGTTCGGCACCGGTCGCGCTGCCGCCACTGTTCTGTCCACCGGTGACCTGGCAGGTCTTACCGATACCGCCAAGTTCGAGCTCGGCACCGCCTTCCTGCCAAACCCGACTGGCGACGGCGCCTGCCCCACCGGTGGTGCTGGCCTGGCCATCCCGGCTGGCATCAGCAAGAACCGCCAGCTGGCCGCTATCAAGCTCATTGACTTCATCACTAATGAGGAAAACACCTGTTACTGGTCCCAGAACGTGGGCTACATGCCGGTGCGCTCCACCGCGGTGGACAACGAGGACCAGAAGAAGTTCATGAAGGACAACCCGAACTTCGAAACGGCTATCAAGCAGCTTCCAGAAACCCGGCCGCAGGATAATGCCCGCGTATTCCTCCCCGGCGCGGACCAGGAAATCGGCGGTGCTTTTGAAAAGATCGTGACCAACCGCGATGACGTCACCAAGGTGCTTACCGATCTGCAAAAGACTCTGCAGTCTATTTACGACAACCAGGTCAAGACTGTCATCAATAAGTAG
- a CDS encoding ABC transporter ATP-binding protein yields MATVTFDGASRIYSKDAERPAVDRLNLDIADGEFLVLVGPSGCGKSTSLRMLAGLEPTDRGSIRIGGKDVTGVSPSDRDVAMVFQNYALYPNMSVAQNMSFALENRKVPKNEIKTRVQEAAKILQMEDLLDRKPANLSGGQRQRVAMGRAIVREPAVFCMDEPLSNLDAKLRVSTRAQISNLQRRLGTTTVYVTHDQTEAMTMGDRVAVLNAGVLQQVDTTRTIYDRPQNVFVAGFIGSPAMNIYDLTHNSSELTIGSTHINLANYNFEGVETVTVGIRPEDWQLSDTGNGGAKFTVAHVEELGNQTYVYGELDDAAGNSSADGVLKSSTRMGGQTGILVDARGRYAVGDTFYVSPDPDRVHLFSTTTGERLN; encoded by the coding sequence ATGGCTACTGTCACCTTCGATGGCGCAAGCCGCATCTACTCAAAGGACGCGGAACGCCCCGCCGTTGACCGCCTCAACCTGGACATTGCCGATGGCGAATTCTTGGTCCTCGTTGGCCCATCCGGCTGCGGCAAGTCCACCAGCCTGCGCATGCTGGCAGGTCTTGAGCCCACCGACCGCGGCTCCATCCGCATCGGCGGTAAGGACGTCACCGGGGTCAGCCCATCGGACCGCGACGTGGCCATGGTCTTTCAGAACTATGCCCTCTATCCCAATATGTCCGTGGCGCAGAATATGTCCTTCGCGCTAGAAAACCGTAAGGTCCCCAAGAACGAGATCAAGACGCGCGTGCAGGAAGCAGCAAAAATCTTGCAGATGGAAGACCTACTTGACCGCAAACCAGCTAACTTATCCGGTGGTCAGCGCCAGCGCGTAGCTATGGGACGCGCCATCGTCCGCGAGCCAGCCGTATTCTGTATGGACGAGCCACTGTCCAACCTGGATGCCAAGCTGCGCGTATCCACCCGCGCGCAGATATCTAACCTGCAGCGCCGCCTTGGTACCACCACTGTTTATGTCACCCACGACCAGACTGAGGCGATGACCATGGGTGACCGCGTCGCCGTCCTCAATGCTGGCGTCCTGCAACAGGTGGACACCACCCGTACCATTTATGACCGCCCGCAGAACGTCTTCGTCGCCGGATTCATTGGCTCCCCGGCGATGAATATCTACGACCTCACCCATAACTCCTCTGAGCTCACCATCGGCTCTACCCACATCAATCTGGCTAACTACAACTTTGAGGGCGTTGAGACCGTTACCGTGGGCATCCGCCCGGAAGACTGGCAGCTAAGCGATACCGGCAATGGCGGGGCAAAGTTCACCGTCGCGCACGTCGAGGAGCTGGGCAACCAGACCTATGTCTATGGCGAGCTTGACGACGCCGCCGGCAACAGCTCCGCCGACGGCGTGCTCAAGTCCTCGACCCGGATGGGTGGCCAGACCGGCATTTTGGTCGATGCCCGCGGCCGCTATGCGGTGGGCGATACTTTCTACGTTTCCCCCGACCCGGACCGCGTGCATTTGTTTAGCACCACCACTGGGGAGCGATTGAACTAG
- a CDS encoding GntP family permease translates to METWEPTLSTGPLLGIAVAAIAVILVLVIYFKLHAFLTLLVVSALTALAAGIPLEGIVPTMTESFSSTLGSVALLVGLGAMIGRLVEASGGAKSLADAMVRRFGESKAPLALGLASLIMGFPIFFDAGLIVMLPVIFAVARRLDGPVLAYGLPAAGAFSVMHVYLPPHPGPVAASEFYGADLGLVLLVGLLLALPTWYISGYRFGLLSGKKFPIKVTDAIAGPLLADDEQPHKPASAATVISILLIPMVLIFFNTGLNALASYGTIDADAAWVRFFVMLGQTPIALLITLLIALVVLGLRRGVEKTALEKLVDSSLGPICSVVLITGAGGMFGGVLRTSGIGDALADSLSGLGIPVILACYLIAVALRLAQGSATVALTTAAALMVPAVEAGGFNELQLALIVVATAAGSVFGSHVNDSGFWLVGRLMGMDTITTLKTWTVNQVLISVIGFALVLVMYGLTAAF, encoded by the coding sequence ATGGAAACGTGGGAACCAACACTATCCACCGGCCCGCTGCTGGGCATTGCGGTGGCCGCCATCGCCGTAATCTTGGTGTTGGTCATCTACTTTAAGCTTCACGCCTTCCTCACGCTATTGGTGGTCTCGGCGCTCACGGCGCTAGCTGCCGGCATTCCCCTCGAGGGAATCGTGCCCACCATGACCGAAAGCTTTAGCTCCACCCTAGGCTCGGTGGCACTGCTCGTAGGCTTGGGCGCCATGATCGGCCGGCTGGTGGAAGCTTCAGGTGGCGCTAAATCGCTTGCCGACGCCATGGTCCGCCGCTTCGGCGAATCCAAAGCACCCCTAGCGCTCGGCCTAGCCTCGCTGATTATGGGCTTTCCCATTTTCTTCGATGCCGGCCTGATTGTGATGCTGCCGGTCATCTTCGCCGTCGCTCGCCGCTTGGACGGTCCCGTCCTTGCCTATGGATTGCCGGCAGCCGGCGCGTTTTCTGTCATGCACGTCTACCTGCCGCCGCACCCGGGTCCCGTCGCAGCGAGCGAATTCTACGGCGCCGACCTTGGCCTCGTCCTCCTCGTTGGCCTGCTGCTTGCACTGCCTACCTGGTATATCTCCGGCTATCGCTTTGGCTTGCTCTCCGGCAAAAAATTCCCCATCAAAGTAACTGATGCCATCGCCGGTCCCCTCCTCGCGGATGACGAACAACCCCATAAGCCCGCCTCTGCCGCCACGGTGATCTCCATCCTGCTTATCCCCATGGTGCTCATCTTCTTCAACACCGGACTCAATGCTTTGGCCTCCTATGGCACCATTGACGCCGACGCCGCGTGGGTACGGTTCTTTGTCATGCTGGGCCAGACCCCTATTGCCCTGCTAATTACCCTCCTCATCGCGCTCGTGGTCCTCGGCCTGCGCCGTGGCGTAGAAAAGACCGCGCTGGAAAAGCTTGTCGATTCCTCGCTCGGGCCCATCTGTTCCGTTGTGCTCATCACCGGTGCCGGCGGCATGTTCGGCGGCGTGCTGCGCACCTCTGGCATTGGTGATGCGCTTGCTGATTCCCTCTCCGGCCTTGGCATCCCCGTCATCCTGGCGTGCTACCTCATCGCTGTGGCCCTGCGCCTGGCCCAAGGCTCGGCGACCGTTGCTCTCACTACAGCCGCCGCTCTTATGGTCCCGGCCGTGGAAGCAGGCGGCTTCAACGAACTACAGCTCGCGCTTATCGTCGTAGCCACCGCCGCTGGTTCCGTCTTTGGCTCCCACGTCAATGACTCCGGATTCTGGCTCGTCGGCCGCCTCATGGGCATGGACACAATTACCACGCTTAAGACCTGGACCGTCAACCAGGTCCTCATCTCCGTTATCGGCTTCGCCCTAGTACTAGTCATGTACGGCCTGACAGCCGCTTTCTAG
- a CDS encoding gluconokinase, with protein MNQHSFRHIVVMGVSGSGKTTVGETLSPLVGLEYRDGDDMHPQSNIDKMAAGIPLNDADREPWLKQIGQWLADRPEGAMVGCSALKRQYRDLIREYCPSVVFVHVHGDFDVLYERMQHRPGHFMPASLLQSQFDTLEPLENDETGRVFDVTRPASDIAGDAAEWIKTGA; from the coding sequence ATGAATCAGCACAGTTTCCGCCACATTGTAGTTATGGGAGTATCAGGCTCGGGTAAGACAACGGTAGGGGAGACGCTGTCGCCTTTGGTAGGTCTGGAGTATCGCGATGGCGATGATATGCATCCGCAGTCCAATATCGACAAGATGGCGGCGGGAATACCTCTCAATGATGCGGACCGGGAGCCGTGGCTGAAACAGATTGGTCAGTGGTTGGCTGATAGGCCGGAAGGCGCGATGGTGGGGTGCAGTGCGCTGAAGCGACAATATCGAGATTTGATTCGGGAGTACTGCCCGAGCGTGGTATTTGTCCACGTGCACGGGGACTTTGACGTGCTGTATGAGCGCATGCAACACCGGCCGGGACACTTTATGCCGGCATCGCTCTTGCAATCGCAGTTCGATACTTTGGAACCGCTGGAAAATGACGAAACCGGTCGGGTCTTTGATGTGACACGGCCGGCGTCGGACATTGCGGGCGATGCCGCGGAATGGATTAAGACGGGAGCTTAA
- a CDS encoding nucleoside hydrolase has protein sequence MTRKIILDCDPGHDDAVALLLALGNPNIDLLGITTVGGNQILDKVSHNARVVKEIAGHPEVPVYAGCDRPLVRPVEVAEAIHGSTGMDVEGVELPEPSTALADAHAIDFIIDTIMSHEPGTITLVPTGPLTNIAMAARKEPRIVERVKEVVLMGGGYHEGNWSPVAEFNIKIDPEAAHIVFEEPWPVTMVGLDLTHQALATPEVEAEIKALNTPVSEFVVGLFGFFRKAYQANQGFDNPPVHDPCTIAYLIDPDIVQTRKAPVHVELAGALTTGMTVTDLREPADASCHTQVATTLDHAGFWRLVTDALKNLV, from the coding sequence ATGACGCGAAAAATTATTCTGGACTGCGACCCCGGCCACGATGATGCGGTGGCCCTGCTCCTAGCCCTGGGCAACCCCAACATCGACCTGCTGGGCATTACCACCGTGGGTGGCAACCAGATTTTGGACAAGGTCTCCCACAATGCCCGGGTGGTCAAGGAAATCGCTGGGCATCCTGAGGTTCCGGTTTATGCCGGCTGCGATCGCCCGCTCGTGCGCCCCGTTGAGGTTGCCGAGGCTATCCACGGTTCCACCGGCATGGACGTGGAAGGCGTCGAGCTTCCGGAGCCAAGCACCGCGCTTGCCGACGCCCACGCCATCGACTTCATCATCGACACCATCATGTCCCACGAGCCCGGCACCATCACCCTGGTGCCCACCGGCCCGCTTACCAATATCGCGATGGCCGCGCGCAAGGAGCCGCGCATCGTCGAGCGCGTCAAGGAAGTCGTCCTCATGGGCGGTGGCTATCACGAGGGCAATTGGTCTCCGGTTGCCGAGTTCAATATCAAGATCGATCCCGAGGCCGCCCACATCGTCTTCGAAGAGCCTTGGCCTGTGACCATGGTGGGCCTCGATCTCACTCACCAGGCGCTTGCCACCCCAGAGGTCGAAGCCGAAATCAAGGCGCTAAATACTCCGGTCTCCGAGTTCGTCGTGGGCCTCTTCGGTTTCTTCCGCAAGGCCTACCAGGCCAACCAGGGCTTTGATAACCCACCGGTCCACGACCCGTGCACCATCGCCTACCTCATCGATCCGGACATCGTCCAGACCCGCAAGGCACCGGTCCACGTCGAGCTTGCCGGTGCCCTTACCACCGGCATGACCGTCACCGATCTCCGCGAGCCTGCCGACGCCTCCTGTCACACCCAAGTTGCCACCACCCTTGACCACGCCGGTTTCTGGCGCCTTGTCACCGACGCCCTCAAAAACCTCGTCTAG
- a CDS encoding MFS transporter, producing MTSTTSEPAKLQPSSYIPLMFALLTAVFAFQLNASMLSPALATMEDELGATTAQIGLTQTAFFTAAALFSLFLPRWGDLIGRRKVLVGMMGVAALGCVASAVAPNVAVLLIGRIIQGVAGPTVPLCLIMLRQQVLNEQQYALLLGIVTSVNGGIAGVDALAGGWLAGNFGYRSVFWTMAVLCAIAVVAVQVFTKESTATETPRMDWAGVLPLAVALGCVLTAFNEAGKLAEANWFLVIILILIGAAGFWAFWNVEKKVADPLVPVAYLKQRRTWALLATTLLTMTGVFAVMNGLIPNLGQDAEAGAGISASTISWVTLTPYALAGLVFGPIAGWMASKLGYKYVLQTGLIGTVVGLIIAIFVVGVPNAWTLLFVSIFLGVTYAGIANIMLNGLGIVLSPADNQGYLPGMNAGAFNLGAGLSFAVLFAVSGSFEHGYRAGMIAGVIILLAALALSFLIPRPESIDDTVAAVNARK from the coding sequence ATGACTTCCACCACCTCCGAGCCAGCTAAGCTCCAGCCCAGCTCCTATATTCCATTGATGTTTGCACTGCTTACGGCGGTGTTCGCTTTCCAGCTCAATGCGTCGATGCTCTCGCCTGCCTTGGCGACGATGGAAGATGAGCTGGGCGCCACCACCGCACAGATCGGCCTGACGCAAACGGCATTCTTTACGGCCGCGGCACTATTCTCACTATTTCTGCCGCGCTGGGGTGACCTCATCGGACGCAGAAAGGTCCTCGTCGGCATGATGGGCGTTGCTGCGCTGGGCTGCGTGGCTTCCGCCGTCGCACCGAACGTCGCCGTGCTGCTTATCGGCCGCATCATTCAGGGCGTGGCAGGACCTACGGTTCCGCTGTGCCTTATCATGCTGCGCCAGCAAGTGCTTAATGAACAGCAGTATGCCTTGCTGCTGGGAATTGTCACTTCCGTCAATGGTGGCATCGCTGGCGTGGATGCCCTGGCCGGCGGTTGGTTGGCAGGAAACTTTGGCTACCGCTCGGTCTTTTGGACCATGGCAGTACTGTGCGCCATCGCAGTAGTAGCGGTGCAGGTATTTACCAAGGAGTCCACGGCCACCGAAACCCCGCGCATGGACTGGGCGGGCGTGCTGCCCCTGGCCGTGGCGCTGGGGTGTGTTCTCACCGCATTCAACGAGGCGGGCAAGCTTGCCGAGGCCAATTGGTTCCTCGTCATCATCCTCATCCTCATTGGCGCAGCCGGCTTCTGGGCTTTCTGGAATGTGGAGAAGAAGGTCGCCGATCCGCTCGTGCCGGTGGCTTACCTGAAGCAGCGCCGCACGTGGGCACTGCTTGCTACCACGCTTTTGACCATGACCGGCGTCTTTGCCGTGATGAACGGTCTTATCCCGAACCTCGGCCAGGATGCAGAGGCCGGTGCTGGAATTTCTGCCAGCACCATTTCCTGGGTCACCCTTACTCCATACGCCCTTGCGGGCTTGGTCTTCGGCCCCATTGCCGGCTGGATGGCCTCCAAGCTGGGCTACAAATACGTCCTGCAAACCGGCCTCATTGGCACCGTCGTAGGCCTGATTATTGCCATCTTCGTGGTGGGCGTTCCGAACGCGTGGACCCTGCTTTTCGTCTCCATCTTCTTGGGCGTGACCTACGCCGGCATTGCCAATATCATGCTCAATGGCTTAGGAATTGTGCTCTCGCCGGCCGATAACCAGGGCTATCTTCCCGGCATGAACGCCGGCGCTTTCAACCTAGGCGCGGGCTTGTCCTTCGCGGTGCTCTTCGCGGTTTCTGGCTCCTTCGAGCATGGCTATCGCGCGGGCATGATCGCCGGTGTCATCATCCTGCTTGCGGCCCTAGCTTTGTCCTTCCTCATTCCGCGCCCGGAGTCCATCGATGACACCGTGGCGGCCGTCAACGCCCGAAAGTAG
- a CDS encoding alkaline phosphatase D family protein — translation MPYSNSRSSFNRRNFLQIAGVSAAAVAAGINAPAKASAQSSLSSWGSSQGGELPQDSELFGLGVAAGTPRHDSMILWTRLAPEPLAEDGHGGMTGGDVRVGWEVAKDEGFGDVVKQGEALAQRELAHSVHPQVTGLEPATEYFYRFRVDGKVSPAGRFKTLPAPGAKVDDFTFTVASCQAWYHGYFTPWKHIAQEPDLDMTIFVGDYIYEYGIVEGDNLWRQGASVPDVFKAKVETLEQYRLRYSLFKSDEHLQAAHARAAMAIVWDDHEVENNYAGNWSEVGTKAEHFLYQRAAAYRAFYENLPVAPPALPDGPNNRIYDSFDVGTLMRFNLVDTRQYREESAEDASILGAEQEQWLNDKLATSPAQWNVVVNSVVVVPIADSADQWDGFPAARRRLIESLSKVSDPVVFTGDIHQHCAAEIQSESGQPVGVELVATSIASDGDGFAGSKSTEWLEKPYVKAMDKRRGYIKVRASREHLDSEFVVVPWIERDDTAPRETAFSFRTNAGEHTLRSL, via the coding sequence ATGCCTTACTCAAATAGTCGTTCTTCTTTTAATCGTCGTAACTTCCTGCAGATTGCAGGCGTTTCGGCCGCAGCGGTGGCTGCGGGTATTAATGCGCCGGCGAAGGCGAGTGCGCAGTCGAGCCTGAGTTCATGGGGATCCTCGCAAGGCGGTGAACTGCCGCAGGATTCGGAGCTTTTTGGACTAGGTGTAGCTGCGGGCACGCCGCGGCACGATTCGATGATCTTGTGGACCCGCTTGGCCCCAGAACCGCTGGCCGAGGATGGTCATGGTGGAATGACCGGCGGCGATGTTCGCGTGGGTTGGGAGGTTGCGAAGGATGAGGGGTTTGGAGACGTCGTCAAGCAAGGCGAGGCCCTAGCCCAACGCGAGCTGGCGCACTCGGTGCACCCGCAGGTGACTGGGCTGGAGCCTGCAACTGAGTATTTTTATCGCTTCCGCGTGGATGGCAAGGTGAGCCCAGCAGGTCGGTTTAAAACTCTGCCCGCGCCCGGCGCGAAGGTGGATGATTTCACCTTCACCGTAGCTTCCTGCCAGGCGTGGTACCACGGCTATTTCACCCCGTGGAAGCACATTGCGCAGGAACCGGACCTGGATATGACGATTTTCGTGGGTGACTACATCTACGAATACGGCATTGTGGAAGGCGATAATTTGTGGCGCCAAGGCGCAAGCGTGCCCGATGTTTTCAAGGCCAAGGTGGAGACTCTGGAACAGTATCGCCTGCGCTACTCGCTCTTTAAATCCGATGAGCACCTGCAGGCCGCGCACGCACGCGCCGCAATGGCGATTGTGTGGGATGACCACGAGGTAGAAAATAACTACGCCGGTAATTGGTCCGAGGTTGGTACCAAGGCCGAACACTTCCTCTACCAGCGCGCAGCTGCCTACCGTGCATTTTATGAGAATCTTCCGGTGGCCCCGCCCGCGCTTCCCGATGGCCCCAATAACCGCATCTATGATTCCTTCGATGTGGGCACGCTAATGCGTTTTAATCTGGTCGATACCCGCCAATACCGCGAAGAATCTGCAGAAGACGCCAGCATCTTGGGCGCGGAGCAGGAGCAGTGGCTCAATGATAAGCTCGCCACTTCCCCGGCACAGTGGAACGTGGTGGTCAATAGCGTGGTCGTCGTACCGATCGCCGATAGCGCCGACCAGTGGGACGGCTTCCCAGCAGCACGTCGCCGGCTTATCGAATCCTTATCCAAGGTCAGCGATCCCGTTGTCTTCACCGGCGATATTCACCAACACTGCGCTGCCGAGATCCAATCCGAATCCGGCCAGCCCGTAGGCGTGGAATTGGTCGCTACCTCCATTGCTTCCGATGGCGATGGCTTCGCCGGTTCCAAGAGCACCGAATGGCTGGAAAAGCCATATGTGAAGGCCATGGATAAGCGCCGTGGCTACATCAAGGTGCGCGCTTCCCGCGAGCACCTCGATTCCGAATTCGTCGTCGTGCCCTGGATCGAGCGCGATGATACCGCCCCGCGTGAGACTGCTTTCTCCTTCCGCACCAATGCCGGCGAGCACACGCTGCGCTCCCTCTAA